One genomic segment of Chitinophaga sancti includes these proteins:
- a CDS encoding glycoside hydrolase family 2 protein: MVRKLLNVTGLLLAPFLQLMAQSQYELNSGWECANVSDVTVKGEALSTPAYGLKGWLPATVPGTVLTTLLNNKLVPDPFYGMNNERIPDIYTTGRDHYTYWFVKDFSEATPAADGQVWLHFRGVNDGCDIYLNGHRLNATTHYGTYIRHSYNITSFLAKDGKNRLAVIVHPPVNVGNPNGGQGGDGTIAKNVGPQYTAGWDWIQPMRDRNTGIWDKVTIEKTGAVNISNPHVVTNVPGPRWPEGKQAPATIKVSAELDNATAKTIAGTLRYTIGGVTVSSKVTLAPKAHTEVQLPDLELKDPKLWWPAGYGPQNLYKSKVEFVENAKVDDTEEITVGVREIRTFWNAHTRSRELSVNGQNIFIKGGNWITSDAMFRFTNERYDAEVRFHRDMNLNLIRIWGGSLTERPEFFQACDKYGMLVFQDFWMSGDCNGRWVDPMKKEDQWTRRQYPDDHRLWINSAADQVKLLRNHASLAFWCGGNEITPPTDIFDVLADSIMPKLDGTRYFFHYSNTDSMSYNMLGGNGDGPYNWQPLNVFWNERTWPFNSEVGSVGVGDLESLERFIPKENLVGPENKPGGVDSVWDYHKYIPYFNSLDVYGKPKDIRDWTNKAQLVNYDQYRGLMEGFSSHMWDWYTGVIIWKTQNPWTALRGQHYDYYLDPNACLYGNRTGATPVHGMINPTDGTVFIVNNTFSYYHDIMLQLKAYDMKGHDTLITQVFTEIGPSTVQKIMNVKAFLDKLGEKEGVFLAVRLIKADKTVMDDNLYWFPDAKGNYSGLQNMQAAKPQITATKSGNDIQVKISNPKGGPLAFFNRVSLVDAQTKKRILPVFYNDNYVSVVPGEEKVVIISGDAIGKSGKAQVTVSGWNLAEQIIEIK; encoded by the coding sequence ATGGTCCGGAAACTACTGAATGTGACAGGTCTCTTACTGGCACCCTTTTTACAATTGATGGCGCAAAGCCAATATGAACTTAATAGTGGCTGGGAATGTGCAAATGTATCCGACGTCACTGTAAAGGGCGAAGCACTGTCAACACCTGCCTATGGGCTCAAAGGCTGGTTACCAGCTACTGTGCCGGGTACCGTTTTAACGACGTTACTGAACAACAAACTTGTTCCAGATCCATTCTATGGAATGAATAATGAACGTATACCTGATATCTATACCACAGGGCGCGATCATTATACTTACTGGTTCGTAAAAGACTTCTCAGAAGCGACTCCTGCTGCTGACGGTCAGGTTTGGCTGCACTTCAGGGGCGTAAACGACGGTTGCGATATCTACCTGAATGGTCATCGCCTGAACGCGACTACCCACTACGGTACTTACATCCGTCATTCTTACAACATTACTTCCTTCCTCGCAAAGGATGGCAAAAACCGCCTGGCGGTGATCGTACATCCTCCTGTCAACGTAGGTAATCCTAATGGTGGCCAGGGGGGCGATGGTACAATTGCCAAAAACGTAGGCCCTCAGTACACTGCAGGTTGGGACTGGATTCAGCCCATGCGCGACCGTAATACCGGTATATGGGACAAGGTGACCATCGAAAAAACAGGTGCTGTGAACATCAGCAACCCACACGTGGTAACCAATGTACCAGGTCCAAGATGGCCGGAAGGCAAGCAGGCCCCTGCTACAATCAAGGTAAGCGCAGAACTGGATAACGCTACTGCAAAAACCATTGCAGGTACCCTGCGTTATACCATAGGTGGTGTAACCGTGAGCAGCAAAGTAACGCTGGCACCAAAAGCACATACCGAAGTACAATTGCCTGACCTGGAACTGAAAGATCCTAAACTCTGGTGGCCTGCCGGTTATGGTCCGCAGAACCTGTACAAGAGCAAAGTAGAGTTTGTAGAAAATGCCAAAGTAGACGATACTGAAGAAATCACTGTTGGTGTACGCGAAATCCGTACTTTCTGGAATGCACACACCAGAAGCCGTGAGCTCTCTGTAAATGGTCAGAATATCTTCATCAAGGGTGGTAACTGGATCACTTCCGATGCGATGTTCCGCTTCACCAACGAGCGTTACGATGCAGAAGTTCGTTTCCACCGCGACATGAACCTGAACCTGATCCGTATATGGGGCGGTAGTCTCACCGAAAGACCTGAGTTCTTCCAGGCTTGTGATAAATACGGTATGCTGGTATTCCAGGACTTCTGGATGAGCGGCGACTGTAACGGTCGTTGGGTAGACCCAATGAAGAAAGAAGACCAGTGGACCCGCAGACAATATCCTGATGATCACCGCCTGTGGATCAACTCCGCTGCGGACCAGGTAAAACTGCTGCGTAACCACGCTTCTCTGGCATTCTGGTGTGGTGGTAATGAAATTACTCCTCCTACAGATATCTTCGATGTACTGGCAGACAGCATTATGCCTAAACTGGATGGTACACGTTACTTCTTCCATTACTCCAACACCGATAGTATGTCTTATAATATGCTCGGTGGCAATGGCGACGGCCCTTACAACTGGCAGCCGCTGAATGTATTCTGGAATGAAAGAACCTGGCCGTTCAACTCCGAAGTAGGCTCTGTTGGCGTAGGCGACCTGGAATCACTGGAACGCTTTATACCAAAAGAAAACCTGGTAGGTCCTGAAAATAAACCTGGTGGTGTTGATTCTGTATGGGATTATCACAAATACATTCCTTACTTCAATTCACTGGATGTATATGGTAAACCCAAAGATATCAGAGACTGGACGAACAAGGCACAGCTGGTAAACTATGATCAGTACCGTGGCCTGATGGAAGGTTTCAGTTCTCATATGTGGGATTGGTACACAGGTGTGATCATCTGGAAAACACAGAACCCATGGACTGCATTACGTGGACAGCACTACGATTACTACCTGGATCCAAACGCCTGTCTGTATGGTAACAGAACCGGTGCTACACCTGTACATGGTATGATCAATCCAACCGATGGAACTGTATTCATTGTAAACAATACTTTCAGTTACTATCACGACATCATGCTGCAATTGAAAGCATATGACATGAAAGGTCATGATACCCTGATCACACAGGTGTTCACTGAAATAGGTCCATCCACGGTACAGAAGATCATGAACGTCAAAGCTTTCCTGGATAAGCTGGGAGAGAAAGAAGGTGTGTTCCTGGCAGTACGCCTCATTAAAGCTGATAAAACTGTGATGGATGATAACCTGTATTGGTTCCCTGATGCAAAAGGCAACTACTCCGGTTTACAGAACATGCAGGCTGCTAAGCCACAGATCACAGCAACTAAATCCGGCAATGATATCCAGGTGAAGATCAGCAATCCTAAAGGTGGTCCGCTGGCATTCTTTAACAGGGTATCATTGGTAGATGCACAGACAAAGAAGAGAATTCTGCCTGTGTTCTACAATGATAACTATGTATCAGTAGTACCTGGAGAAGAGAAAGTAGTGATTATCAGTGGTGATGCAATTGGTAAAAGCGGCAAAGCGCAGGTAACTGTGAGCGGCTGGAACCTGGCAGAACAAATCATTGAAATTAAATAA
- a CDS encoding HEAT repeat domain-containing protein, translating to MRCSNLIILFIFFPILHAAGQGKPSPYATRINAILQEMPSPNDSLKTISMKQLEKLGEEGLTTLAMMSQTGNIRVQYALTAYTRYITAALQDSARKTAVKAWCRALKWVPSIPAKNFLISQLQLCGNDVAAATIAPYLVQEPLCDAATRALIQIGGPVAKPTLVYALSKAKGNCRIALINAIGELRYLSGLDAVTALANTKDLRQRRAALMAIANMGNESSDSLLRAAAATAGYVYDSTNATAAYILFAQRMAENWPQEPARKIAARLLKECKSHAQLPARIAALQIMVTVRFNDANMVLGDAAADPDPAFRSAALKMAEKNLNTSNTNYWIDRVVREKGEVKAGMLLLLGESRQRAATRVIQAALNDSNMVVKTAAIKAAGMLGNTTMIAALVYEMNRVDSSTIFLIRDVLLTMRSNMVASTAGISLQNKPPLMQIALLQVLAERKAEEMKARVVAMTQSANPAVKEQAEKTLKAIEGS from the coding sequence ATGAGGTGTTCGAATCTGATTATATTATTTATTTTCTTCCCTATACTACATGCAGCAGGGCAAGGGAAGCCATCTCCCTATGCTACCCGGATCAATGCGATCCTGCAGGAAATGCCATCACCTAACGACAGTCTGAAAACCATCTCCATGAAACAGCTGGAAAAGTTGGGAGAAGAGGGGTTGACTACACTCGCGATGATGTCGCAGACCGGGAATATAAGAGTGCAATATGCCCTCACAGCGTATACAAGGTATATCACTGCCGCCCTGCAGGATTCTGCCCGTAAAACGGCTGTAAAAGCCTGGTGCAGGGCATTGAAATGGGTGCCGTCAATCCCCGCCAAAAATTTTCTGATCAGCCAGTTACAGCTATGTGGCAATGACGTAGCCGCTGCTACAATTGCCCCTTACCTGGTGCAGGAGCCACTGTGCGATGCAGCCACAAGGGCCCTGATACAAATCGGTGGGCCGGTGGCGAAACCAACTTTGGTATATGCCTTATCAAAAGCAAAAGGCAATTGCAGAATAGCGCTGATCAATGCCATCGGAGAACTCCGTTACCTAAGCGGCCTCGATGCGGTGACAGCATTGGCAAATACCAAAGACCTGCGTCAACGCAGGGCTGCATTGATGGCGATTGCCAATATGGGCAATGAAAGCAGTGATTCATTGTTACGTGCCGCAGCGGCAACAGCAGGATATGTATACGATAGCACGAATGCAACGGCAGCGTATATACTATTTGCACAGCGCATGGCCGAAAACTGGCCACAGGAACCTGCAAGAAAAATTGCTGCCCGCCTGCTGAAAGAATGTAAATCACATGCACAGTTGCCTGCCAGAATTGCTGCACTGCAAATAATGGTGACCGTGCGGTTCAATGATGCCAACATGGTATTAGGCGATGCTGCTGCAGATCCTGATCCCGCTTTCAGATCAGCAGCATTGAAGATGGCGGAAAAGAACCTGAATACTTCCAATACCAATTACTGGATAGACAGGGTAGTAAGAGAAAAAGGTGAAGTAAAAGCAGGCATGTTGTTATTGCTGGGCGAGAGCCGTCAGCGTGCTGCCACAAGAGTGATACAGGCAGCACTGAACGATAGTAATATGGTCGTAAAAACGGCAGCTATCAAAGCAGCAGGCATGTTAGGCAATACCACTATGATTGCTGCGCTGGTGTATGAAATGAATCGTGTGGACAGTAGTACGATTTTTTTAATCAGGGATGTTTTGCTCACAATGCGGAGTAATATGGTCGCTTCTACGGCAGGCATTTCACTGCAAAATAAACCACCACTCATGCAGATTGCACTTCTGCAGGTACTGGCAGAACGTAAGGCTGAAGAGATGAAAGCCAGGGTAGTAGCGATGACGCAGAGTGCAAACCCGGCTGTAAAAGAGCAGGCAGAAAAAACATTGAAAGCAATAGAAGGGAGTTAA
- a CDS encoding Gfo/Idh/MocA family oxidoreductase, protein MPNHRRDFLKNIAGTVVAFTIIPRHVLGRGYLAPSDQLTKGVIGMGVAGHQHIDYAGTRLTAICDVDKSKLLTDKKVKTFDDYRHLLLQKDVDIVHIATPPHWHGLIAMEAAAAGKDIWCETPMTHSIAEGKQVVNAVQTYGRIFRLNMNHRIDGNFYGTNIPVRKLKKLTFSGLLGWPLTITLAPQTGFTWPAAYTGLTNLPVQPVPATLNYDRWLGPAPYKPYNINRIQNFRGYWDYGAGVLGETGQHYLDPVQYLLDKDETSPIEVEVETPLQHPDAVGTWQKITFTYQDRCKIILDPEGREANASFISGPNGKLYADFRSDIPDLEKRLANFPEPPLAITDFVKAVKERQTFVTNEENGHRSCTLVNMGKIALQLGRSLQYDPEKQTFLFDEGANRLLNQPLRTTWK, encoded by the coding sequence ATGCCAAACCATAGACGTGATTTCCTGAAAAATATAGCCGGAACGGTAGTTGCCTTTACTATCATTCCCCGGCATGTGTTGGGCCGTGGCTACCTTGCCCCCAGCGACCAGCTGACCAAAGGTGTGATCGGTATGGGTGTCGCCGGCCATCAGCATATAGACTACGCCGGTACACGCCTCACCGCTATTTGTGATGTAGATAAAAGTAAACTCCTCACAGACAAAAAAGTCAAAACCTTCGACGACTACCGTCATCTTCTTTTACAAAAGGATGTCGACATCGTTCATATTGCCACGCCACCACACTGGCATGGCCTCATTGCCATGGAAGCTGCCGCCGCAGGGAAAGACATCTGGTGCGAAACCCCGATGACCCATTCCATTGCCGAAGGAAAGCAGGTGGTCAATGCCGTGCAAACCTATGGCCGCATCTTCCGGCTCAATATGAACCACCGCATAGATGGTAACTTTTACGGGACTAATATTCCTGTCAGAAAATTGAAGAAGCTGACCTTCAGCGGTCTACTGGGTTGGCCACTCACCATCACCCTGGCACCACAGACGGGTTTTACCTGGCCTGCTGCGTATACCGGTTTAACCAACCTGCCGGTTCAACCTGTGCCAGCAACCCTGAACTATGATCGCTGGCTGGGACCTGCACCTTATAAACCCTACAATATCAACCGGATACAGAACTTTCGTGGATATTGGGATTATGGAGCAGGCGTGCTGGGTGAAACAGGCCAACATTACCTCGATCCTGTGCAATACCTGTTGGATAAAGATGAAACCAGTCCGATTGAGGTAGAGGTGGAAACACCTTTACAACACCCGGATGCCGTAGGTACGTGGCAGAAGATCACCTTTACCTACCAGGACCGGTGCAAGATCATCCTGGATCCGGAAGGCCGGGAGGCAAACGCCTCCTTCATTTCCGGGCCAAATGGTAAACTGTATGCTGATTTCAGATCAGATATCCCTGACCTGGAAAAACGCCTGGCAAACTTTCCTGAACCACCACTGGCTATCACTGATTTTGTGAAAGCGGTAAAAGAAAGACAAACCTTTGTGACAAACGAAGAAAACGGACATCGTTCCTGTACACTTGTCAATATGGGAAAGATCGCCCTTCAGCTGGGCCGCTCTCTCCAATATGATCCTGAGAAACAAACTTTCCTGTTCGATGAAGGTGCAAACAGGTTGCTGAACCAGCCCCTGCGCACCACCTGGAAATAA
- a CDS encoding AraC family transcriptional regulator: protein MSNNHHEKVIASISEYLLLNLNKPVSISQLAHSHYISESKLKQDFKKYKQLSLINWLLEQRMQKAFQLLQQSDSKISDIAVEVGYSNVSSFNREFRKHYACSPQEIRNGNSE from the coding sequence ATGTCTAACAATCATCACGAAAAAGTAATTGCCAGCATTAGCGAATACCTGCTACTTAACCTGAATAAGCCGGTCAGTATTTCACAACTAGCTCATTCTCACTACATCAGTGAGTCAAAGCTCAAACAGGATTTCAAAAAATATAAGCAGCTTTCCCTGATAAACTGGTTATTGGAGCAAAGAATGCAAAAGGCTTTTCAGCTTTTACAACAATCGGATAGTAAAATTTCCGATATTGCGGTGGAAGTCGGGTATAGTAATGTATCCAGTTTCAACCGGGAGTTTAGGAAACATTATGCCTGTTCTCCCCAGGAAATCAGGAATGGAAATAGTGAATAA
- a CDS encoding GDSL-type esterase/lipase family protein, which produces MRTYGQRAGVYLLMLVIAQLPTMAQKKAATNLNIVFIGNSITHGATLKEPDKEAPPVRTVEWLQTQEGVGKVNFSNQGVSGYTTVDFLPATGKAFKKVEAAAEAFKADKDALLVFSIDLGTNDSAVEGPNGAPVSPENYKKNLQAIIDQLLTDFPDSRVVIHLPIWYSPNTYNGAIYLQRGLDRLQTYFPEVGNLVKEYGRTKPGQVIVGDKQGFGYFKQHAATELQAEEGWQGVFYLHPNKVGAESLGKLWGKGIIKLLK; this is translated from the coding sequence ATGAGAACCTATGGCCAACGGGCAGGTGTATACCTGCTCATGCTGGTGATTGCCCAGCTTCCAACAATGGCGCAAAAGAAAGCCGCCACTAATCTGAACATTGTATTTATTGGTAACAGCATTACGCATGGAGCCACGCTAAAGGAACCTGACAAGGAGGCACCGCCGGTACGAACGGTGGAGTGGCTACAAACACAGGAAGGAGTGGGGAAGGTGAATTTTTCCAACCAGGGCGTAAGCGGTTACACCACGGTAGATTTTCTGCCAGCTACCGGCAAAGCATTTAAAAAAGTAGAAGCTGCGGCTGAAGCTTTTAAGGCAGATAAAGATGCATTGTTAGTATTTTCTATTGATCTGGGCACCAATGATAGTGCCGTAGAAGGGCCCAACGGAGCTCCGGTGTCTCCCGAAAACTATAAAAAGAACTTACAGGCGATTATAGACCAGTTGCTGACGGATTTTCCCGACAGCAGGGTGGTCATTCATTTGCCTATCTGGTATAGCCCGAATACTTACAATGGCGCTATCTATTTGCAGCGTGGTCTGGACCGTTTGCAAACCTATTTCCCGGAGGTGGGCAACCTGGTGAAGGAGTATGGAAGAACCAAGCCTGGTCAGGTGATTGTGGGTGATAAGCAAGGATTTGGGTACTTTAAGCAACATGCGGCAACAGAATTGCAGGCAGAAGAAGGTTGGCAGGGCGTATTTTATCTGCATCCCAACAAGGTAGGGGCAGAGAGCCTCGGAAAACTGTGGGGTAAAGGGATTATTAAGTTATTAAAATAG
- a CDS encoding sensor histidine kinase → MSIMTKKFTILLVDDRLENLLSLEQMLLADNRTFIQASSGNEALKLVLKHDDIGLIMLDVQMPDMDGFEVARLLKANPKTRNISIIFVTAINKDEYYVLEGFKIGAVDYLSKPLDINVTRAKVNVFEQLYFYQDELKQTLKEKEQINGQLERFMHVVAHDLKTPLSGITGLLMLMQEEDGIKVSPMLTEYMDMSVNAATQMADMITAILDYSKEHQFSNKTEDVDVNELLQQLIKLLFPPAHVHIQVGTNLPVLHTSRQKLQQVFQNLLSNAIKYNDKALAEISVGGTPDGEFYNFYVKDNGPGIEDKDNERIFRLFEKVDKDDDKGTGIGLNILKLLVETQGGKVWVESRLGEGSCFYFQWRR, encoded by the coding sequence ATGAGTATTATGACTAAAAAATTTACCATCCTGCTTGTAGACGATAGATTGGAGAATTTATTATCGCTGGAACAGATGCTGCTGGCGGATAACAGGACTTTTATACAGGCTTCATCGGGCAATGAAGCATTGAAGTTGGTATTAAAGCATGACGATATTGGGTTGATTATGCTGGATGTGCAGATGCCGGATATGGATGGTTTTGAAGTAGCCCGGTTACTAAAAGCCAACCCTAAAACACGGAACATCTCCATCATTTTTGTGACAGCCATCAATAAAGACGAATACTATGTGCTGGAAGGATTTAAAATAGGAGCGGTAGACTATCTGTCAAAGCCCTTGGACATCAATGTGACCAGAGCCAAGGTAAATGTATTCGAACAATTATATTTCTATCAGGATGAACTGAAGCAGACACTGAAAGAGAAAGAGCAGATCAATGGACAGCTGGAGCGCTTTATGCATGTGGTAGCACATGATCTGAAAACACCGCTTTCCGGTATTACCGGTTTGCTGATGCTGATGCAGGAGGAAGATGGGATCAAGGTATCCCCTATGCTGACGGAGTATATGGATATGTCTGTGAATGCCGCTACCCAGATGGCAGATATGATCACAGCCATTCTAGACTACAGCAAGGAACACCAGTTCTCCAACAAGACAGAAGATGTGGATGTAAACGAGTTGTTGCAGCAGTTGATCAAACTGTTGTTCCCCCCGGCACATGTACACATTCAGGTGGGAACGAACCTGCCTGTATTACATACCAGCAGACAAAAACTGCAACAGGTATTCCAGAACTTACTGAGTAATGCGATTAAATATAATGATAAAGCTTTAGCAGAGATCAGTGTGGGGGGTACACCGGATGGTGAGTTTTATAATTTTTATGTGAAGGACAATGGTCCTGGCATAGAGGATAAGGACAATGAAAGAATCTTTAGGTTGTTTGAAAAGGTAGACAAAGATGATGACAAAGGCACAGGGATAGGATTAAATATCCTCAAATTACTGGTGGAAACACAGGGAGGCAAGGTGTGGGTGGAATCCCGTTTAGGCGAGGGTAGCTGTTTCTACTTCCAGTGGCGGAGATAA
- a CDS encoding chemotaxis protein CheB — protein sequence MKNKKYDIITIGGSAGSIAVLTSILNALPDYVQTPVVIVLHRLRNVQSEMGRLLSNKRRIIEPEDKEAVKPRNIYLAPQNYHLMLESDKTFMLDYSELVNYSRPSIDMTFSCVAEVYGSSALAILLSGANKDGAAGMYDIIAAGGTGIVQDPATAAFEAMPLAAIEMCKGIQVLSVEDIIKFIINEP from the coding sequence ATGAAGAACAAAAAGTACGATATTATCACAATCGGAGGGTCAGCCGGTAGCATCGCTGTATTAACCAGCATACTCAATGCATTGCCCGATTATGTGCAGACGCCTGTCGTAATCGTACTGCACCGGCTCCGCAATGTGCAGAGTGAAATGGGCCGGTTACTTTCCAACAAAAGAAGAATTATTGAACCAGAAGATAAGGAAGCTGTAAAACCCCGCAACATTTATCTGGCACCACAAAATTATCACCTGATGCTGGAATCCGATAAGACCTTTATGCTGGATTATTCAGAACTGGTCAACTATAGCCGGCCTTCAATTGACATGACATTTAGCTGTGTGGCAGAAGTATATGGTAGCAGCGCACTGGCCATATTACTGAGTGGAGCCAACAAAGACGGCGCCGCAGGTATGTACGATATTATCGCTGCAGGCGGTACCGGTATTGTACAGGATCCGGCTACTGCCGCGTTCGAGGCGATGCCACTGGCCGCTATAGAAATGTGCAAAGGGATTCAAGTACTGTCAGTTGAAGATATAATAAAATTTATAATTAATGAACCGTGA
- a CDS encoding protein-glutamate O-methyltransferase CheR translates to MKEDISNADFVDIVNIIKLQYGYDFTGYAQASLKRRIVRFMSHTGMATVFELKYQLVNDAQFFNRLVQFITVNVTEMFRDPLFYQTLRTQVLPKLAAYPNIKIWHAGCSTGEEVFSMAILLHEAGLLGRTKIYATDLNPMNLEKANMGILPLDNMKDYVYNYIQSGGLGDFSNYYTARYDNVLIKKELRKHITFFQHNLVTDTVFNEFQLICCRNVFIYFNRELQNHVLQLFYDSLSPRGYLAMGIKETMRFASIHEKFETIHGAHKICRRKG, encoded by the coding sequence ATGAAGGAAGACATATCTAATGCAGATTTCGTCGATATTGTTAATATAATAAAGCTGCAATACGGATATGATTTCACCGGTTATGCGCAGGCATCCCTCAAGCGCCGTATTGTTCGTTTTATGAGCCATACGGGGATGGCTACCGTATTTGAGCTGAAGTATCAGCTGGTCAATGATGCACAATTTTTTAACCGGCTGGTACAGTTTATCACTGTAAATGTGACGGAAATGTTCCGTGATCCCCTGTTTTACCAAACATTGCGGACACAGGTACTTCCAAAGCTGGCGGCGTATCCTAATATTAAAATATGGCATGCCGGTTGTTCTACCGGAGAGGAGGTGTTTTCCATGGCAATCCTGCTACATGAGGCCGGGCTCCTTGGCAGAACTAAAATATATGCAACTGACCTCAACCCGATGAACCTCGAAAAGGCAAACATGGGCATCCTGCCACTGGATAATATGAAAGACTATGTGTATAATTACATTCAGTCAGGAGGGTTAGGCGATTTTTCCAATTACTATACAGCCAGGTATGACAATGTCCTGATCAAAAAGGAACTTCGTAAACACATTACCTTTTTTCAGCACAACCTGGTCACAGATACCGTATTTAATGAGTTCCAGCTCATTTGTTGCCGGAACGTATTTATATATTTCAACAGGGAATTGCAGAACCACGTATTGCAACTATTCTATGACAGCCTCTCACCACGCGGCTACCTGGCCATGGGGATCAAAGAAACGATGCGGTTTGCCAGCATCCATGAAAAATTTGAAACAATACATGGGGCTCATAAAATATGCCGTAGAAAAGGATAA